One stretch of Pomacea canaliculata isolate SZHN2017 linkage group LG11, ASM307304v1, whole genome shotgun sequence DNA includes these proteins:
- the LOC112574744 gene encoding FK506-binding protein 5-like isoform X2, with translation MSSSQTIRTSLSSVPIGSSVTEKRTVITTSTSSNNDDPGSDFYYRSSIAPRSSSVYRSSTVGAGPISPGATRISRTVEYSSGFLPSLGSITNLSNTGVSSFKTNREREKKDMQDLNERFANYIEKVRFLEAQNRKLATELDDLRSKWGKETSAVKQMYGTELEEARKVIEETNNEKARLQVRVGQLEEQVEDLLRQLDEAKKWRAQDRDTINKLNQQLSELEAEIRMLRRSNDSLDTERQRDKQTIARLNEELDKLRIDLSNETILRLDAENRAQTLAEELEFLKSVHEQELKELAALAYRDTTAENREFWKNELSQAIRDIQSEYDSKIDTIRGEMETFYNLKVQEFRTGATKQNMEVTHAREETKKFQKILNDAKIRVADLEARNAQLEKQYQDLLRELDQKEQEHTLEVNQLKDEMNKLRAEMEAMLVELQTLMDAKLSLELEIAAYRKLLECEESRTGTGRRRLAPAIAPDAVAKPGEANQTPVAKVTIPDSKTPSEKQASVSLREAKDESLSGVRDSTEKLEERVSRSGNGKKEKERKAMDGSEVETEVSESEMKKEKQSVVKSQGGVCNIEHQSAETETTDKPEENDKPDVDVVDKVIEECLEDEVLENEEIIEEECKREKASEVTCGTVIVLNDEPVVEDLEASQVTEGLEGGSEGQEPEVKSEEVTEGDAEDGEREVEVVDAEETVKVEEEEAGVHEASEIIEDDVKDEVEDAEDKQEQEVNGDDDEDKKAEGQIEQEEEEKGKEEVEAEIAVDVAEAASKDPETQDPEGQVLGDEEDEALEEVKEEPMITEEVSQVEAEVTTQQKQFREVIEQHPNAEETQKETETDKAEEEETPQDEQDVLAKNDNKEGEINDGREDTVVADAGKEVATDSNIGDSVLETTEEQENQETPDKVESSDVTHTATDEPSDLAQDAPEATQEEAPDADPDALNVLQDAETSEDVVESENADDALEIGKEETPEAGIEEETKDGEVLTEDTTVPVNTAEIPEDDSKVPVNETELKADETMVQQDTTADETEVPSEAPEEEQLVQKEKEEADNEEKEVEEDAAKEQKLAEEDEDEPQEEQGVPAEDVPEGGEVLPEEETKEVEEEQVSESKILAEEALESDKKEEEAFEQEQNEAVELPEEEDRQEVTAEEETNEAQVVAAVAEELDAVENHLVQEGDDSCEKGNDQQEEEYKEPSSERGEQIFEEAADKEEQAETEITSELEKDDEAQVAEAEDKPEQIGEEDGIAEEILDKVEESETSAATQEDAEDTEVAGDQTAADATEELADTLPSPEIKETEIAEGEASALQEGEQEAEEKEDEMATTAATESEELLDLTIEQKEETSDDKEEKEMEETMEKDQTKQEDEEKMSEMKEGADDAETEEKNDDASTEKEITVQMDRADEPQKEIVEDTEEGMEEVKEHQTDKIAEDEAQETAKGELLLTESSVPEEVATEAELEEKAPEETTFRLFPQEENRENQKEDQEIVASLENLRDDEQEKKDESHEKDKVVEVDEDNDGDEGTVTEQDITDDENEDASKGAIREEEVGGGSRGDDVADSLEIPGVDEKSKAGDEEQEQDEAEDAVEGLHIETSDDLLESDSGVAIEEKPEEETEGPEDTDGPRETDDKEELENPDGREDDETKETELETTEKQEDTREPENEEVFAEKDEPKKEEDKAEDESVTIDIQKEEQIAADGIDGEKDSEEQKHEEAGEADLDKEECEVETDEDTKDYKGGIIQKETEEQEKIEGELKEEAEEDHVSEGTGEEEVADNIPDKVDDSTEQGKEAYEDSNVDAVRTVELVLGSGEDESLVTELEKQDEDPENVSKDASEDGKGTADDGCEEKDVELRKDSETDSNLESDTQSRVVDECAEKEIDRLVSVDETDDAKLDDVENAKEQMIAVNCEDADDEKFVQGEQRPLAKDTTLENDESDGEDRRKSVA, from the exons ATGTCTTCCTCGCAGACCATTCGAACATCGCTTTCAAGCGTGCCCATCGGCTCCTCTGTGACGGAGAAGAGGACAGTCATAACGACGTCGACTTCGTCCAACAACGATGACCCAGGCTCAGACTTCTACTACCGGTCCAGCATCGCACCCAGGTCCAGTTCCGTGTATCGCTCCAGCACGGTGGGCGCGGGACCCATCTCACCAGGCGCCACCCGCATCTCCAGGACCGTCGAGTACTCCAGCGGCTTCTTGCCTAGCCTAGGCAGCATCACCAACCTATCCAACACCGGCGTCTCGAGCTTCAAGACGAACCGCGAGCGTGAGAAGAAGGACATGCAGGACTTGAATGAGCGCTTCGCCAACTACATCGAGAAGGTCCGCTTCCTGGAGGCGCAGAACCGCAAGCTAGCTACGGAGTTGGACGACCTGCGGAGCAAGTGGGGCAAGGAGACGTCTGCCGTGAAGCAGATGTATGGCACAGAACTAGAAGAGGCCCGCAAGGTGATTGAGGAGACCAACAACGAGAAGGCCCGCCTGCAGGTGCGCGTCGGGCAGCTAGAGGAACAGGTGGAGGACCTGCTGAGACA ATTGGACGAGGCCAAAAAATGGCGTGCTCAGGACCGGGACACAATCAACAAGCTGAATCAGCAGCTCTCAGAGCTGGAGGCCGAGATCCGCATGCTGCGCCGCTCCAACGACTCACTGGACACCGAGCGGCAGCGCGACAAACAGACCATCGCCCGCCTCAACGAGGAGCTGGATAAATTGCGCATC GACCTAAGCAACGAGACAATCCTGAGACTGGACGCCGAGAACCGCGCCCAGACCTTGGCAGAGGAGTTGGAGTTCCTCAAGAGCGTTCACGAGCAG GAACTAAAGGAACTGGCAGCACTGGCGTACCGCGACACAACGGCCGAGAACCGCGAATTCTGGAAGAACGAGTTGTCCCAAGCCATCCGCGACATCCAAAGCGAGTACGACTCCAAGATCGACACCATCCGCGGCGAGATGGAGACCTTCTACAACCTCAAG GTGCAAGAGTTCCGCACTGGAGCCACCAAACAGAACATGGAAGTGACTCATGCACGCGAGGAGACCAAGAAGTTCCAGAAGATTTTGAACGACGCAAAGATCAGAGTGGCGGACTTAGAGGCCAGG AACGCCCAACTAGAGAAGCAGTACCAAGACCTGCTGCGCGAACTGGATCAGAAGGAACAGGAACACACGCTGGAAGTCAACCAACTCAAGGACGAGATGAACAAGCTTCGCGCGGAGATGGAAGCCATGTTGGTGGAACTGCAG aCCTTGATGGATGCCAAGCTGTCCCTGGAGCTGGAGATTGCCGCTTACCGCAAGCTGCTGGAATGCGAGGAAAGCAG AACTGGTACAGGTCGGCGCAGACTGGCTCCTGCCATCGCTCCAGATGCTGTCGCCAAACCGGGAGAAGCTAACCAGACTCCCGTTGCCAAAGTAACCATTCCAGACTCTAAAACACCATCTGAGAAACAAGCGAGTGTTAGTCTTCGCGAAGCGAAAGACGAAAGTTTGAGCGGCGTTAGAGACAGCACAGAGAAGCTAGAAGAAAGAGTGAGCCGTTctggaaatggaaagaaagagaaggaaagaaaagcaatgGATGGATCagaagttgaaactgaagttagtgagagtgaaatgaaaaaagagaaacaatccGTTGTGAAATCGCAAGGTGGAGTGTGTAACATAGAGCATCAGTCAGCCGAGacagaaacaacagacaaaCCCGAAGAAAATGACAAACCTGATGTAGATGTGGTAGACAAAGTGATCGAGGAGTGTTTAGAAGATGAAGTGTTAGAAAACGAAGAAATTATTGAAGAGGAATGTAAGCGAGAGAAAGCTAGTGAAGTGACATGCGGGACGGTCATAGTTCTAAATGATGAGCCAGTAGTCGAAGACCTCGAGGCTAGTCAGGTGACAGAAGGCCTAGAAGGGGGGTCAGAGGGGCAGGAGCCGGAGGTCAAAAGTGAAGAGGTTACAGAGGGAGATGCAGAAGACGGGGAACGAGAAGTAGAGGTAGTTGATGCAGAAGAGACAGTTAAGGTAGAGGAGGAAGAGGCAGGGGTTCACGAGGCATCAGAGATAATTGAAGACGACGTAAAAGATGAGGTGGAAGACGCAGAAGATAAACAGGAACAAGAAGTAAATGGGGATGACGATGAAGATAAAAAGGCAGAGGGGCAAATAGaacaagaggaagaggaaaagggaAAGGAAGAAGTCGAAGCTGAAATAGCTGTTGACGTTGCAGAAGCTGCATCTAAAGATCCGGAGACACAAGACCCTGAAGGTCAAGTGCTTGGCGATGAAGAAGACGAAGCTTTGGAAGAAGTTAAGGAGGAACCAATGATAACGGAAGAAGTGTCACAGGTGGAGGCAGAGGTCACCACACAACAGAAGCAGTTTAGGGAAGTAATCGAACAACATCCAAATGCTGAAGAAACgcagaaagagacagaaacagacaaagcggaagaagaagaaacgcCACAAGATGAACAGGATGTTCTagccaaaaatgacaataagGAGGGAGAAATAAACGATGGTAGGGAAGATACTGTTGTGGCAGACGCAGGCAAAGAAGTCGCGACAGATAGTAACATTGGCGACAGTGTTTTGGAGACAACCGAAGAGCAAGAGAACCAGGAGACTCCGGACAAGGTTGAGTCGTCAGATGTGACACATACCGCGACGGATGAGCCGTCAGACTTGGCGCAAGATGCACCTGAGGCCACGCAAGAGGAGGCTCCGGATGCGGATCCAGACGCTCTGAACGTATTGCAAGATGCTGAAACATCAGAAGACGTGGTCGAGTCGGAAAATGCTGACGATGCATTGGAAATTGGCAAAGAAGAAACACCAGAAGCTGGAATCGAAGAAGAGACGAAAGATGGTGAGGTGCTGACTGAAGATACAACGGTGCCGGTAAATACTGCAGAGATACCAGAAGATGACTCGAAGGTACCCGTAAATGAAACAGAGTTAAAGGCAGATGAGACGATGGTACAACAGGATACGACAGCAGATGAGACAGAGGTACCGTCAGAAGCACCAGAAGAAGAACAATtagtacagaaagaaaaagaagaggcagacaatgaagaaaaagaggTGGAGGAAGATGCGGCTAAAGAACAAAAGCTTGCggaagaagatgaagacgaACCCCAAGAAGAACAGGGCGTTCCTGCAGAAGATGTACCGGAAGGAGGTGAAGTACTACCTGAAGAAGAAACCAAGGAGGTTGAAGAGGAACAAGTGAGTGAAAGCAAAATTTTAGCTGAAGAAGCTCTAGAATCcgacaaaaaggaagaagaagcgTTCGAGCAAGAACAGAACGAAGCTGTTGAATTGCCAGAGgaagaagacagacaagaagTAACAGCGGAGGAAGAGACAAATGAAGCTCAGGTCGTAGCGGCCGTTGCTGAAGAACTAGATGCAGTGGAGAATCACTTAGTCCAAGAGGGAGACGACTCttgtgaaaaaggaaatgaccagcaagaagaagaatacaaaGAGCCTAGTTCGGAAAGAGGAGAGCAAATCTTTGAAGAAGCCGCAGATAAAGAGGAGCAGGCTGAAACGGAAATAACGTCAGAACTTGAAAAAGATGACGAAGCCCAAGTAGCCGAAGCTGAGGATAAACCCGAACAGATCGGTGAAGAGGATGGAATAGCAGAAGAAATTCTTGATAAAGTGGAAGAATCTGAAACTTCAGCCGCCACCCAGGAAGATGCCGAGGACACAGAGGTCGCTGGGGACCAAACCGCGGCAGATGCAACAGAAGAACTCGCCGACACCTTACCTTCGCCTGaaatcaaagaaacagaaatcgCGGAAGGAGAGGCGTCCGCCTTGCAGGAAGGAGAACAAGAGgcggaagaaaaagaagatgaaatggCGACAACTGCAGCTACAGAGTCAGAGGAACTATTAGATCTGACGATAGAACAAAAAGAGGAAACGTCGGACgacaaggaagagaaagagatggaagaAACGATGGAGAAAGATCAGACCAAACAGGAAGACGAAGAGAAAATGTCCGAGATGAAAGAAGGCGCTGACGATgctgaaacagaagaaaagaacgaCGACGCATcgacagaaaaagaaatcacagTGCAAATGGACAGAGCGGATGAACCGCAAAAAGAAATTGTCGAAGATACGGAAGAAGGAATGGAGGAAGTGAAAGAGCATCAGACAGATAAAATAGCTGAGGACGAAGCACAAGAAACCGCAAAAGGAGAATTATTACTGACGGAGAGCAGCGTTCCAGAAGAAGTTGCAACAGAGGCAGAGCTGGAGGAAAAGGCACCCGAAGAAACTACCTTCAGATTGTTTccacaagaagaaaacagagaaaaccaGAAGGAAGATCAGGAAATAGTTGCGAGCCTGGAGAACTTGAGGGACGATGAGCAGGAGAAGAAAGACGAGTCGCACGAGAAAGACAAGGTCGTAGAGGTCGACGAGGACAACGACGGAGATGAAGGAACCGTGACAGAACAGGACATCACAGACGACGAGAACGAGGACGCCAGCAAGGGGGCTATCCGAGAGGAAGAGGTCGGAGGAGGAAGTAGAGGAGATGACGTGGCGGATTCCTTAGAGATACCCGGCGTAGACGAAAAATCGAAAGCAGGGGATGAAGAGCAAGAACAAGACGAAGCAGAGGACGCGGTAGAAGGTTTGCACATTGAGACAAGTGACGATCTCCTGGAATCGGACTCTGGAGTGGCCATCGAGGAAAAAccggaagaagaaacagaagggCCTGAAGACACAGATGGACCACGTGAAACAGATGACAAAGAAGAACTAGAAAATCCTGATGGGCGAGAAGACGATGAAACAAAGGAAACAGAACTAGAAACGACAGAAAAACAGGAAGATACGAGAGAGCCTGAAAATGAGGAAGTTTTTGCAGAAAAGGATGAACcgaagaaggaagaagacaaagcTGAAGATGAATCTGTTACAATTGACATTCAAAAGGAAGAACAGATAGCCGCAGATGGTATCGATGGCGAGAAAGATTCTGAAGAACAAAAACACGAGGAAGCAGGCGAAGCCGATCTGGACAAAGAAGAGTGTGAGGTAGAAACTGATGAAGACACCAAAGACTACAAAGGAGGTATAATACAGAAGGAAACGGAAGAGCAAGAGAAGATAGAGGGCGAATTAAAAGAAGAAGCTGAGGAAGATCATGTTTCCGAAGGTACAGGAGAAGAGGAAGTGGCAGACAATATTCCCGATAAGGTAGACGATAGTACAGAACAGGGGAAAGAGGCATACGAAGATAGCAACGTAGATGCTGTCAGGACAGTAGAGTTAGTCTTGGGTAGTGGGGAAGACGAGTCCTTAGTCACCGAACTTGAAAAACAGGACGAAGATCCTGAGAATGTTTCAAAAGACGCTTCCGAGGACGGTAAAGGTACTGCTGACGACGGTTGTGAAGAAAAAGACGTCGAGTTGCGCAAAGACAGCGAGACGGACAGCAACCTAGAGTCCGACACGCAGTCTAGAGTTGTTGACGAGTGcgcagagaaagaaatagacaGACTGGTGAGCGTGGACGAAACCGACGACGCAAAGTTAGATGATGTTGAAAACGCGAAAGAACAGATGATAGCCGTGAACTGTGAGGATGCAGACGACGAAAAGTTCGTTCAGGGAGAGCAGCGACCCCTCGCCAAAGACACAACTTTAGAAAACGACGAATCAGACGGAGAGGACAGGAGGAAATCAGTGGCGTGA